The following proteins are co-located in the Nilaparvata lugens isolate BPH chromosome 14, ASM1435652v1, whole genome shotgun sequence genome:
- the LOC111045860 gene encoding gastrula zinc finger protein XlCGF57.1-like isoform X1 — MDLNGEECGSHSGSSAVQMQPDYLDGQGQDNSRSMPHSQHQGPDMGNYDWPIHEPDQHQDTIEDKHHIQLNVDNQSVYLDHNNYSKHPIEIIWIKSEELIEEDEEEQHQQLGIEVKVRSREIKQESDTCLQIESIYSLSSDRLDSDTSVIEHIKFETGEIKEEQQSFETDHSDALMQTEGFSSDVVSENYESENVSSGLCLPYFEEQECSSSNRSVDATPGNFMMEDSEKIGNEEDLLIENARKNVIDAASDSELTKCQLCGKAFSSTRELNLHCRIIHTAGKHYGCKFCDYKTTRKSHLITHLRTHTGERPFSCDLCNYKAKRKSHLISHLKTHMGERPFSCDFCDYKATQKSDLITHLRIHTGERPFSCHLCDYKATLKSHLITHLRTHTGERPFSCHLCDYKATQKSHLITHLRTHTGERPFSCDFCDYKATQKSNLITHLRTHTGERPFSCDLCDHKAKQKSQLISHLRTHTGERPFSCDFCDYKATQKSHLITHLRTHTGERPFSCDLCDYKATRKSDLITHVRTHTGERPFSCDLCDYKATRKSHLIAHLRTHTGERPFSCDFCDYKATDKSALTVHLKTHTGDRPFNCDFCDYRATQKSHLITHLKSHT, encoded by the coding sequence GGAGAAGAGTGTGGAAGCCACAGTGGATCCAGTGCAGTCCAGATGCAGCCAGACTACTTGGATGGTCAAGGTCAAGACAACTCAAGGTCAATGCCCCATTCACAACATCAAGGACCAGACATGGGCAATTATGATTGGCCAATCCATGAACCAGATCAACATCAAGACACCATTGAAGATAAGCATCACATCCAACTCAATGTGGATAATCAAAGTGTATACTTGGACCACAATAATTACTCCAAACATCCCATTGAAATAATTTGGATCAAATCAGAGGAACTCattgaagaagacgaagaagaacaACATCAACAACTTGGAATAGAAGTTAAAGTGAGAAGTCGAGAAATAAAGCAAGAGAGTGACACCTGTCTGCAGATTGAAAGCATCTATTCTCTCTCCTCAGATAGACTGGATTCTGACACCTCAGTTATAGAAcacataaaatttgaaactggGGAAATTAAGGAGGAACAACAATCTTTCGAAACAGACCATTCAGATGCATTGATGCAAACTGAAGGTTTTTCTTCTGATGTAGTATCTGAAAATTATGAAAGTGAGAATGTGTCATCTGGATTGTGTCTACCATACTTTGAGGAACAAGAATGTTCAAGCTCCAATAGGTCTGTTGATGCAACTCCTGGAAACTTTATGATGGAAGATTCTGAAAAAATTGGCAATGAGGAGGACTTACTAATTGAAAATGCAAGGAAGAATGTAATTGATGCAGCAAGTGATAGTGAATTAACAAAGTGTCAATTGTGTGGTAAAGCTTTCAGCAGCACTAgagaattgaatcttcattgcAGAATAATACACACAGCTGGAAAACATTATGGTTGCAAATTCTGTGACTACAAAACAACTCGGAAATCACATCTCATCACTCATCTAAGGACACACACAGGTgaaagacccttcagctgtgatttgtGTAACTACAAAGCAAAGCGGAAATCACACCTCATCTCTCATCTAAAGACACACATGGgagaaagacccttcagctgtgatttctGTGACTACAAAGCAACACAGAAATCAGATCTCATCACTCATCTAAGGATacacacaggagaaagacccttcagctgCCATTTGTGTGACTACAAAGCAACACTGAAATCACATCTCATCACTCATCTAAGGACACACACGGGAGAAAGGCCCTTTAGCTGTCATTTGTGTGACTACAAAGCAACACAGAAATCACATCTCATCACTCATCTAAGGACACACACAGGTgaaagacccttcagctgtgatttctGTGACTACAAAGCAACACAGAAATCAAATCTCATCACTCATCTAAGGACACACACGGgagaaagacccttcagctgtgatttgtGTGACCACAAAGCAAAACAGAAATCACAACTCATCTCTCATCTAAGGacacacacaggagaaagacccttcagctgtgatttctGTGATTACAAAGCAACACAGAAATCACATCTCATCACTCATCTAAGGACACACACGGgagaaagacccttcagctgtgatttgtGTGACTACAAAGCAACACGGAAATCAGATCTCATCACTCATGTAAGGACACACACGGgagaaagacccttcagctgtgacTTGTGTGACTACAAAGCAACACGGAAATCACATCTCATAGCTCATCTAAGGacacacacaggagaaagacccttcagctgtgatttttgtgattacAAAGCAACAGATAAATCAGCACTCACTGTACATCTAAAGACACATACAGGAGATAGACCCTTCAACTGTGATTTCTGTGATTACAGAGCAACACAGAAATCACATCTCATCACTCATCTAAAGTCACACACATGA
- the LOC111053767 gene encoding 5-hydroxytryptamine receptor 2A-like, which yields MIVVVWSVALVVSLAPQFGWKDPDYLDRINLQQRCLVSQDIGYQIFATCSTFYVPLLVILVLYWKIFQTARKRIRRRRAQRNAVLEANRSVKETGDEGQTKESRGGKGRCILLRRGEQASSGNIVMDHREEMTDSQRQATIHAPATNTSGESERDVEESIPPPTVMDVEESIPSSTEMDEEEQTQSSTTNEVVPPSQEPRPGPSRNMDPVLCHRNTTSGKRKRAGKPRIKVRLSNGRCKYVPVDQSCMFPSSELGTARLLQKLPFSAPGGSFVNYDHKFLIRNLFLRSSRSKCDNQQASLALVEGQSSTEVLAEEEAQISSEDQVTGAGGGGGGGGGGGGEGEVAVTTAFTISSPSTDTNHRVKEEDEEGKEVNENQVTNNNTAVTSTSLSSAHLPPPSLGAAHFPPPPLGSAHLQPPPSPSPSPLPSHTPHHPKRDLKKESLEVKRERKAAKTLAIITGAFVVCWLPFFIMALLMPLCESCTINNYVASFFLWLGYFNSTLNPVIYTIFSPEFRQAFKRMLCGQGNGGRGRGRKLR from the exons ATGATTGTCGTGGTATGGTCAGTAGCACTGGTGGTCAGCCTGGCACCTCAGTTCGGATGGAAAGACCCTGATTATTTAGACCGGATCAATCTTCAACAGAG ATGTCTAGTCTCCCAGGACATAGGTTACCAGATCTTTGCGACCTGTTCCACCTTCTACGTTCCGCTTCTAGTCATCCTTGTTCTCTATTGGAAGATATTCCAAACGGCGCGAAAGAGAATTCGACGAAGGAGGGCACAAAGGAATGCGGTCCTGGAGGCGAATAGGAGTGTGAAGGAGACGGGAGATGAAGGACAGACGAAAGAGAGCCGGGGGGGAAAAGGACGTTGCATTTTATTACGAAGAGGAG AACAAGCATCTTCGGGCAACatagtgatggatcacaggGAAGAGATGACTGACTCTCAACGGCAGGCCACGATTCATGCTCCAGCCACCAACACAAGTGGTGAATCCGAGAGGGATGTGGAAGAGTCAATACCACCCCCTACTGTcatggatgtggaggagtcAATACCCTCCTCAACTGAAATGGATGAGGAAGAGCAAACGCAGTCTTCAACTACCAATGAAGTAGTCCCACCGTCCCAGGAACCCAGACCAGGCCCCTCTCGAAATATGGATCCAGTGCTGTGCCACCGCAACACAACATCAGGCAAGCGCAAACGGGCTGGCAAGCCACGCATAAAAGTCCGATTATCAAATGGACgatgtaaatatgtacctgTGGACCAG TCgtgtatgtttcctagttccgaactTGGAACAGCAAGACTGCTACAAAAACTGCCTTTTagtgctccaggtggaagttttgtcaattaTGATCATAAATTCCTGATTCgtaactt gTTTCTCCGTTCAAGTCGCAGTAAATGTGACAACCAGCAAGCCTCTCTAGCTTTAGTGGAAGGACAATCCTCGACCGAGGTTCTCGCTGAGGAGGAGGCACAGATCAGCAGTGAGGACCAGGTGActggagcaggaggaggaggaggaggtggaggaggaggtggaggagagggagaagtaGCTGTCACCACTGCCTTTACAATATCTTCGCCTAGCACTGATACGAATCATagggtgaaggaggaggatgaggaagggAAGGAGGTGAATGAGAATCAG GTCACAAACAACAACACAGCAGTGACGTCAACATCGCTAAGCTCCGCCCACTTACCTCCACCATCGCTGGGCGCCGCCCACTTCCCGCCTCCGCCGCTAGGCTCCGCCCACTTACAGCCTCCACCGTCACCAAGCCCCTCCCCTCTTCCCAGCCACACCCCCCACCACCCAAAACGAGACCTGAAGAAAGAGTCACTGGAAGTGAAACGTGAGAGGAAAGCTGCCAAAACTCTAGCCATTATAACTGGTGCTTTTGTTGTGTGTTGGTTGCCATTCTTTATTATGGCACTACTCATGCCTCTCTGTGAGAGTTGTACGATTAATAATTATGTGGCGAGCTTTTTTCTGTGGTTGGGATATTTTAATTCGACATTGAATCCTGtgatttatacaatttttagtCCGGAGTTTAGACAGGCTTTCAAAAGGATGCTGTGTGGACAGGGTAATGGTGGCAGGGGAAGGGGAAGAAAGTTGAGGTAA